Within Planococcus citri chromosome 2, ihPlaCitr1.1, whole genome shotgun sequence, the genomic segment ctgcaaacaaatttcaatacgctacaaagtcgaatgcaggtggatttcaagtcattttggagcctccagcgactttttttgaaaattaccggagcctccagtagatttttgaaacttgaaatttcccgaaATTCCATTAAATgtagatggaaagccgaaattcattctgcaaactaatttcaatacactacaaagtcgactgcaggtggatttcaagtcattttggagcctccagcgactttttgaaaattcctaaagtctccagcagatttttgaaacttgaaatttccacaaaatttcatcaaatatggagttggaaagctgaaattcactctgcaaaataattttaatatgttATAAAGTAGACTGCAGGTGGTATTAAGTCGTTTTGAACTTCCAGcagctttttccaaaatcggaGTTTTCCAGCATAAAACATTTCGATTTTATGCttccttctttgaaaatttgaaaaattgcccttCCGCCTCCGTTTGAGGTAGAAAGATTAAATTCAGTTTACACGTTTAATTCTGATGTTGATTGCAGGcaatttcaatccgttttggagcctccagcgggtttttagaaatttctgttttacaaaaaatgcctcaaaatcTGCCCGAATTAACTTTAACACGTactgtgcagagtgaatttcggctttacaactccattttgataaaattttgtacaaatttcaagttccaaaaatttactggagcctccagtgatttccaaaaaattcctgGAGGCACCAAATTGACtgaaactcaccagcagtcgaagGAGTGcagatttccaacttcatttgatgacattttaagaaaatttcaagtttccagaatctgctggaagctccagaactgctcaaaactgtttgaaaacgTTTCCAATCGATAGAAGGTTTTGACGAGATGATTAGTGACTATCCCTGTGGGCACGTTTGGCACTTTAGTGCCAGTATTCAACATTGCGTCAAATTGAGACTGGGACGCAATGCCAATTTTTAGTGCCAGTGTCATGGTGTCAGAGTGCCAGTGTCAGTGCCACTGGCACTGAGAATTGGTACGTTGCGTCAATGTGAGACTGAGACGCAATGCAAATTTTcggtgccagtgccagtgccagtgccagcgaggaaaaataatgagaaagtttttcattgccgattctagcaattttcgaagCAGTGTTGCCCGGGTAGAGAGTCGTTGATTGTAGTTATCTTCGTTAACCTGTTTTcccgctttttttttcatgaaatttttcggCACCGGCGGGACTCGAACCTGGGTTCCTTGCGTGACAGTCCGTTGCTTTACCAATTACGCCACCACATCAGATGTAAGTTGCATACGATGAAGCGACTGTTAGTTGATTGCTCATTCATTTTGAGCATGCATCACTGCACTTTTTAGGCactagtaggtaattattttttgacgatttttttttctttgaaattattacatATCCTAGgtactagagaaatttttaaatttattcaattccaattttcaattttttcctgatgaaaaacactattttttacaatattgttTTTAAACAGAAGggttccaatttttcgtttttttcccaatgaaaattttcaaaggtgtaaaacctcaaaatttaaattattttttaaaaaaaaagaatttttattaggtagttgaaattttttttttgtgagatagAAGCATTCACTGGAGCTTAGGAAAAAGTGGCAATAAGGtttcaaagcaaatttttctcatattcatcaaaaaaaaaatgaaatgataatgCTGATCCTAAAAACTTTTCTTGaagatgaagttttttttttcaaaaaaaaatattttttttaaaaagtaaacgagtaggtaactataagaattttaaagtttgaatttttttctcaaaaaaaatgttcaagggtagggcttaaaaattttaaatagcctattgaaaaaacgaatttttatttgtttaaaaagcgcctgttctttttttgaaaagaaaataattacacaataaagaaattttaaaacttgtatTTCTTATTATGTACTTGTATGTTCTTTTggatggatcgcgaaaaaaatttggaagattttgagaaaattcagaggaGACCTccattttaagttgaaattcactcaGAAAAACTTTCAGTTTTGGAGGTTCCCTTGGAGGATGAATATTGGTCCTCAAAGAAGtggaatattcaaaaaatcttgggTTTTCTGCTCTAGcccttacccaacctgttttggaaaaaattgtcccaTTCCAAAAGAtagaatttgagattctgacaagggaacctcttaaggtgtccgcctccgatttgaacgggactgcgatttttggaaagagcatgttctaaaaccccaaaatccaaattttcagctgcccaagttcatttttcaaattttggcgaattgttgaaaattcaaaattgactgtttttggcgatttatgctttttttaaaaaaagtacgtacttgaccaataaaaatggtcaaaataagtcccaaaactaatattaattccccaaatccacatttcaccatttcagccattctggagcctccagcgctatttttcaatttctccagaattttgaatttgctccagaaggcgtgaatatgaagttggacagctaaaaattgagttgtgtgttatactcgatcggtttaacgagtttatccacattttagtTGCCCAATTGTGTATGTAATCactccttctggagcaaattcaaaattttggagaaatttaaaaatcgcgctggaagctgCAGATCGGCgggaaatggcggaattcggtctcgggaggttagttgtggacgaaatacagcgattcgcgcaaatttcaaaaatttcctcgcaaatggaaaacttttgatttttttaaattttttatttgaaaaaagctggtcaaaaaaccactctagAGGTGTTCgccccaaaaccgactcaaatgtggataaactcgttaaaccgatcgagtataacacacaactcgatttttagctgcccaacttcatatccacgccttctggagcaaattcaaaattctggagaaattgaaaaaaagcgctggaggctccagaatggcgggaaatggtgaaatttggctttggggaattaatattagttttgggacttattttaaccatttttatgggtcaagtacgtactttttttaaaaaagcataaatcgccaaaaacagttgattttgaattttcaaaaattcgccaaaattcgaaaaatgaacttgggtagctgaaaatttggatttgggggttttagaacatgctctttctaaaaatcgcggtcccgttcaaatcggaagcgGACActtcgagaggttcccttgtgagtctATTTTTCGGCACACCAGCACCACTATCATGTCTTTATTGAACACCCCTCGTATTATATAGGTATCTGCAGTTTTAGGAATAAGCGTTTCATGGTTTTGACATacttaattaatgcgaaatgtttgcgaagaaaaaattctcaaaatacaaatttatccaaaaatagatTTGAATATTTCCAATCTCTCAACAGAACTATGAAAGTGCTAATGGATTTAGAAGGCTATATGGTCTACATCGACGCAAAATCTTGAATACTTATCTTTCAGAACTGGACCATTTTCTCTAAAACCACACACACACCAACTCATTCATTGTATAGGTTATAATTAAACCACTCTACCAACAAActtgatttcaaacttttgatgcataaaaattttttaaacttgattttaaattaaaattcaatttttaaaaaatctgaaattttgcgaatttttttatttttgatgttcaattaaagttttaaacaataaaaaaagtttttgttgtttaaaactaaaaaattgagactgtCGTCACCTGACACACCAGTGTCAACATCTGACACCTGAGTGCCAGTGCCTGCCACTCCAGTGCCAAAATTTGACACTCAGTGCCAGTGCCTGACACTCCAGTGTCAAAATCTGACACTCAGTGCCAGTGCCTGACACTCCAGTGTCAAAATCTGACACTCAGTGCCAATGCCTGACACTCGAGTGCCAAAATGTGACACTTAGTGTcagattttggcactttttcgcTGGCATTGCGTCCTGAGTGCCAAACGTGCCCACAGGGTACGTACACGTGTTCATTTTTCCATCTGGTCTCGGTATTCGTccctaattcatttttttctctacgtGCTCTTCAatgaactttcttttttttttcttttttttatcaaaataatatgatAAAACAAACCGAATCGGAGAGTTATTTTCAATGAgataacaaatttttgtaacttgaaaaaagatgtttcaaataaatatacgagtatgtaatttatttattcaacacTCGTGTAATCAACAAAATTAAGTATAACGATCGAACTTGCACTTCTATTTTATCTGTTTCCGGATGATTGGAAAACAAATTAGAGATTTTGTTTGGGCACTTTGCTTCTGTTGATGAactaatgaatgaaattttcataattacatTGTTTGTAGGTATAGATATCTCGCTACGCCTGCTCGTCATAATTAGAACTTTGAGATCACTCATACTCACGAACCGTTTAGttggttttaaaatgtaacttcattctgaaaaattcaattttatacgtACATTTATCTgaatcataggtacctatttgatagTGAAGCTTTGTGATTGTTCATTCAACTTGACTGTTGATCAGTTCGTGCATCAGTAGACAGTATTTCTCAAAAACAGTTTTATGGTGTCAAATATTTTAcaaggtaagtacatacaaggccatggtctatttttttttttttaatttgaataaaatgctcttcaaaatgattttttgaggcactaagtaatattttttggcCTACTTACCAAATTCCTACAATCTACGAAACAAATGTTAggtaattctttgaaaattttgataaaaataataggtacttaggtaaatTGTGCATAAAATGAACATgagagatgaaaattcaaatttttagagtTCTATTGAGCGAattgttttataaaattcatgtaaaattgaattttttgaggtttttacaaatttttgacctctgaaatctttgtaaatttcaattttgaattttttgaacatcttttaaatatttgagataaaattgtaaaatgattccaaatttttattgctcatatttttgaaaattatggaaaaataataaattgtgaaatcaaaataggtacctaatacttaaattattactaattaaaagtgaatttttaggagctaaattaaataggtacctatttttaatattttaaaaatttgtgtttattACTTATTTGAGATTAATGTTtgagtttattttaaaaaacttccttaaaattgatttctttacCAAGTACTTAGGATctgatattattttaaattgcatCTAGgcatatttttctctcaaaattgatGGGTACCAACTTGATTGAAAAACAGCAAACCTGAAAACTTTATGCTTAAAGGCTATGCACACTTTTGAAGCTGAGCTCGCCTTAGCTTCctagttttcaaaatgcaaCGTCTCAAATCAAACGTCATCAAGTAGAGTTTCTGTTGCATATCTTGACCCTTGTGGGATCACATCATTTTGGATTTGAGattaaaatgcattttgaaaaaaaatacattctaccaaaaaaagtttcataattttttagccCCCTCTTACAAAATTACAAACGGGatcttgaaatcaaaattggaccttcgctatataatatgtatttttttgtataaagTACTCGTCAAGAggtcttctcattttttttaataaaaaaaaagctttctagCTTTAATTAATGCCGAATAAAAATTCTAGACTTGATTAAAAGTGCctttgaaatctaaaaatccGCGTTTGACGCAGAAgacatgcttgaaaaaatttcaaaaaatatccataaataACCCTTGTCGATTTCCGCAACATATCCCtgcaagtttggaaaaaaaatcggttgATAACTGGcaagtataaaattttaaactgaaattgcaatttcacccCCTTTGAAGGAGCTGAGAGAGGTGATTtggagatttaaaaatttcatcacaggAATTTCGGAACATGAAGAGCAACTTATGCTGGTTACTTTCAAAATTCGAGGACAGAGCCAATAGTctaaatttaggaatttttaggGGTTCCTTAAAATTCCGATAAATTATTATGGGAGCCCACATAAGAATTAATGTTCCTGAGCGCTTCTccattaagaaaaaagttgtcccggaggatcgaccgggggggggggctgcaatagatccttatgcgggctcgaTCCCCGACTATCATCATTCCTTCAGTTCTAGAATCACTTCAAACCCTTCCACTGAGAGTCAATTCTCTGAAATTTTCTCGCAGCCCTCAATCTGTTCTATTTTTTGCTCAGACAATAGtccaataaatttcaaatccacgttgaaattttactaaatttttgaaatactttagattttagagcaaaaaaatgaccgtttaaaattcatcaaattcatcgcgaaaagagtgaaaattggGGTAATCTGACTCTCTGAACTAAAAATATGgcgatatttaaaaaaatggatccatcgattttgaagatcaaaaaaatcttttttaaagaGGTGAAAGCCCTTCACTTGCATGCCAAATTTTCATATCACTTGACCAAATAGGTAGGCAAACATTTACCCTAGAATTTGAATTTGGCTGCCTATATTACCGATGAAGGGGCCATTATTCTTTTTTCAGATTATTTCTTCGGTTCTGACTTGCAACATTAACAGTTTGGTTTGTTTATTTGATAGGTGCCTTGATGGGAATGCTCGCTTTCATTTATCAtctactgaaatgaaaaaaagtcgtCGACCAtcaacagaaaaaatgaaaaaaattccatcacgtcAGTGGACGAGTATCCCACCAACGATATCCATTCTCCTGCTAATCACCTTTTCAACATCGATATGTGCTGCTCAAACAGAAAAACTCGAATCTTCATTACCAGAACTGGAATctgatttcaattcatttctagtatcacaaaaattatcagtatcACCTTGCGAAATCGGGTACGAAAAACATCCAGCAACTGGAAAAAAACCAGCAGGACTGCAACCACATCTTTACGAAATGATAAAAACCTGCCCTGCTTCGTACAACGATTCggaaatgatagaaaaatgtAAGACTAATTTCGACTCGAGTCTGATTAACGATACCATCGATATCTTTTTATTCGCACCACTAACCAGTATCAAGAAGAATATAACCTACAGAAATCTTTACTGCGGTATTTGTCACGATGAAAGCAACTTACAAACTTCGTTCGAGTATTGGACTCCTTGGTTATCTTGCAGAGTCAAAGCTAACGAATCGTTGTCTGACAAAGAACCTACAATTTCCACTTACTTTGCTGATCCAATCGGCGAGTCGAGGTTGAGAAAtgggttgaaaaaaggtaaacTTGGTGGTGGTTTGATTTCTGCATTCAACGATTCGATATATGAATGTAAAATATCCAGAGTTTTACCGTTTCATTTGAAACAGCATATACGAAATTGTCAATATAATTTCAATCCAGAACTGTCACACATGCAGTCAGCGAAAACCGTTTATAGAGTTACCCAAGAAATTACCAAACTTGTATCAGCTCAAAATCAATCGTTACAAACTCGTTTGAAGTCTCGTTTGATGAAACCTGAGATAAATTTGAGCTCGGAGTTGGAATCATTTTGCGAATATAAAAATCAATACGGAGATATTTGTTCGACGAATTTGTTCTATGATCGAGATACAAATTCACTCTGCAATTCAAATGGTTCCTTTCTGATTTACTCGATCGATGATGATGAAGGTACTTGGAACGAGTGTTCCGATTATACTTCGAAGGGGCGAAATTACTTCTATGTTTGTGGGCCATCAGATGCTCGACTTTTCAAGACAATTAAAAGATATATTATCCTAGGCTTGGATtacatttcgatatttttattactCTTGTATTTGATAATAAGTTCGAATAAGCGAAACTTGCGAAATTTACCCAAACTGATTCTCTATGCCTATTCGATCACTTTATTCGCTCTTTATATGAACGAATACCTGTCTAAATACGTTGACTTATGCGTGATCAAATATTACTCGTTTTTTTACTGTTGGCAATCGCATTCATTTTGGATTCTAATCACCTCCTTCGATTTATGGAGAATTATTTATAATTCGATTAAACTCAGGAAAGTATCGACCGAAGGTCAGATGAAAAGGTTCATCATTTATTGCTCCATTGGATGGGGCCTTCCAGCCATATTTCTAGCAGCCTTGTTTCCTACCTTGGAGGATAATCAAAAGGCTTGGATCTGCCCTTAtgtattcgaatttcaaaacgaCCTCGCATGTTCTTCCAGCTACGAATACAATAAGTACGCTGGGTATTTTGGCTGGATCACGATTGCCATTTTTCTTCTCGTGGCTCCTTGTTTACTTCTGCTTGTTTGTTTATTCGTCTGTCTGAGTAAACGTAATCGTGCCAGGTCCAGTGTGAATAAAAGCTATGTGATTACCATGCTAAAAGTAGCCATGATAATGGGAATTAATTGGATATTGTTGGTTTATTCGGTCTTGTTTGATTCGAGTGATAAATTCGGTATTGTTTACGAGTTGATTACAGCGTTACACGgttcttttgtatttttcgcTTTTGGGctcgagaaaaataatttagataGGTTGAAAAGAATTCCACACTTAGGAGCTTTGGAACGAACGCAATTCGCGACTTTTACCCAATCCAGCCAAGAGAATAAGTCGTCTTCCGTATTGAGTAAAGAAACTTCAATTGATGATGTAGAGAAATAACGAGAAACAGGAAATTCACGTTTTAAtttaagataggtaggtaattcagtAAATAGGAATGTTACATTTTTGGAAACTCTCATAAAAATGTAGTCCGTTTTTATATCTGATTAAATTTTACTAATCTATTGGTATTGGTAATTTGTTGTaatttatgtacttgaaatttagATTAATTCACGATATTTAGACTATAATTATGTACTAAAGGTGTacctaaaaaaagtaaaatagtaATTCCCAGTACATATCAAGCATCGCGAAAAGTCACAGGTCTCACTAGATATTTTTTGGGCTTCAAATATTCGGCAACTACAACTTGAGAAATCGTCTTTTAAAGTcacaatttgagtttcaaacaATTCCAAAAGTTATATAGCAGcctaatcgaattttttgactacttttcgaaaatttcgagtCCAAAGAATTACCTCTTaggtttttaggaaaattgtgTGTAGGTGATTCATGTTTCACAAATGATTTCATGAGATTCTGAATCATGCTCCATAATATCTTTTACATACCAGCGGGAGTTGATAAAGAATGCATCCCTTGATGTGTAATAGGTATACTATTTTCTGCTTCACTACTAACTGCGTCAATGACAAATGATAATGACAA encodes:
- the LOC135834703 gene encoding uncharacterized protein LOC135834703 encodes the protein MKKSRRPSTEKMKKIPSRQWTSIPPTISILLLITFSTSICAAQTEKLESSLPELESDFNSFLVSQKLSVSPCEIGYEKHPATGKKPAGLQPHLYEMIKTCPASYNDSEMIEKCKTNFDSSLINDTIDIFLFAPLTSIKKNITYRNLYCGICHDESNLQTSFEYWTPWLSCRVKANESLSDKEPTISTYFADPIGESRLRNGLKKGKLGGGLISAFNDSIYECKISRVLPFHLKQHIRNCQYNFNPELSHMQSAKTVYRVTQEITKLVSAQNQSLQTRLKSRLMKPEINLSSELESFCEYKNQYGDICSTNLFYDRDTNSLCNSNGSFLIYSIDDDEGTWNECSDYTSKGRNYFYVCGPSDARLFKTIKRYIILGLDYISIFLLLLYLIISSNKRNLRNLPKLILYAYSITLFALYMNEYLSKYVDLCVIKYYSFFYCWQSHSFWILITSFDLWRIIYNSIKLRKVSTEGQMKRFIIYCSIGWGLPAIFLAALFPTLEDNQKAWICPYVFEFQNDLACSSSYEYNKYAGYFGWITIAIFLLVAPCLLLLVCLFVCLSKRNRARSSVNKSYVITMLKVAMIMGINWILLVYSVLFDSSDKFGIVYELITALHGSFVFFAFGLEKNNLDRLKRIPHLGALERTQFATFTQSSQENKSSSVLSKETSIDDVEK